A region of Caldalkalibacillus uzonensis DNA encodes the following proteins:
- the nusG gene encoding transcription termination/antitermination protein NusG has translation MEKRWYVVHTYAGYENKVKKNLEMRVETMQMTDKIFRVLVPQEETTEIKDGQKKKVMKKKFPGYVLVEMIMTDDSWYVVRNTPGVTGFIGSYGGGSKPTPLLPEEVDALLKQMGIHEPKVKVDFRVGDNVKVKEGPFADFVGTIEDISDEKQKVKVRVNMFGRETPVELDFAKVEKV, from the coding sequence ATGGAAAAAAGATGGTATGTGGTGCATACGTATGCCGGCTATGAAAACAAGGTCAAAAAAAATCTGGAAATGCGCGTAGAAACGATGCAAATGACCGACAAAATCTTTCGGGTGTTGGTTCCTCAGGAGGAAACGACCGAGATTAAAGACGGTCAAAAGAAAAAAGTGATGAAGAAGAAGTTTCCCGGCTATGTGCTGGTCGAGATGATTATGACCGATGACTCCTGGTATGTGGTGCGCAACACCCCCGGGGTAACAGGGTTTATCGGCTCCTACGGCGGCGGCTCCAAACCCACTCCCCTTCTACCGGAAGAGGTCGATGCCCTTCTCAAGCAGATGGGTATTCACGAACCGAAAGTGAAAGTTGACTTCCGCGTAGGAGATAATGTCAAAGTAAAAGAGGGTCCGTTTGCCGATTTTGTAGGTACCATTGAAGACATTTCTGACGAGAAACAAAAAGTGAAAGTCAGAGTGAATATGTTCGGGCGGGAGACACCTGTCGAGCTGGACTTTGCCAAGGTGGAAAAAGTGTAA
- the rplL gene encoding 50S ribosomal protein L7/L12 — protein sequence MTKEQIIDALKEMTVLELNELVKAIEEEFGVEAAAPVAVAGAAAAGAAQEEQTEFDVILANAGASKINVIKAVREITGLGLKEAKALVDEAPKPIKEGVSKEEAEEIKSKLEEAGATIELK from the coding sequence ATGACTAAAGAACAAATCATTGATGCGCTGAAAGAAATGACTGTTCTTGAACTGAATGAATTAGTGAAAGCGATCGAAGAAGAATTTGGTGTTGAAGCTGCTGCTCCGGTTGCTGTTGCTGGTGCCGCTGCTGCAGGTGCTGCTCAAGAAGAGCAAACTGAATTTGATGTGATCTTGGCCAACGCTGGAGCGTCCAAAATTAACGTGATCAAGGCTGTTCGTGAAATTACAGGCCTTGGCTTAAAAGAGGCTAAAGCCCTTGTTGATGAAGCGCCGAAACCGATTAAAGAGGGCGTATCCAAAGAGGAAGCTGAAGAAATTAAGTCC
- the rplJ gene encoding 50S ribosomal protein L10: MGTALEQKKQLVEDIAAKLRESKGTVLVDYRGLDVAAVTELRKQLREAGCEFKVYKNTLARRATESIELTDLDQYLVGPTAMAFSPEDAIVAAKILHKFAKDHDALEIKAGVVEGQIVSKEKVEELADLPSREGLLAMLLSVMQAPIRNFALAVKAVAEQKEEAGEQAEA; the protein is encoded by the coding sequence ATGGGAACAGCACTGGAGCAAAAAAAGCAGCTTGTTGAAGATATTGCCGCCAAACTGCGCGAGTCCAAAGGAACTGTTTTGGTTGATTACCGTGGCCTTGATGTTGCGGCTGTCACCGAATTGCGCAAACAATTAAGAGAAGCTGGCTGTGAATTTAAGGTGTATAAAAACACCCTGGCCCGCCGGGCAACAGAATCGATTGAATTAACCGATCTTGATCAGTATTTGGTGGGCCCCACGGCGATGGCTTTCAGCCCGGAAGATGCGATTGTGGCAGCCAAAATTTTGCACAAGTTTGCCAAGGATCATGATGCACTGGAAATCAAAGCCGGTGTCGTTGAAGGGCAAATTGTAAGCAAAGAAAAAGTGGAAGAACTGGCTGACCTGCCTTCCCGCGAAGGATTGCTGGCTATGTTGCTCAGCGTGATGCAAGCCCCTATCCGCAACTTCGCGCTTGCAGTTAAAGCTGTGGCTGAGCAGAAAGAAGAAGCGGGTGAACAAGCGGAAGCATAA
- the rplK gene encoding 50S ribosomal protein L11 — translation MAKKVIKVVKLQIPAGKANPAPPVGPALGQAGINIMGFCKEFNAQTQDKAGLIIPVEITVYEDRSFTFVTKTPPAAVLLKKAAGIESGSGEPNKTKVATIKRDKVREIAEMKMPDLNAADVEAAMRMVEGTARSMGIVIED, via the coding sequence GTGGCGAAAAAAGTCATCAAAGTAGTCAAACTGCAAATCCCTGCCGGCAAGGCGAATCCTGCACCGCCCGTTGGTCCTGCCTTGGGTCAAGCTGGGATTAACATCATGGGATTTTGCAAAGAGTTTAATGCTCAAACACAAGATAAAGCGGGTTTAATCATTCCTGTGGAGATTACGGTATATGAAGACCGTTCTTTCACCTTTGTAACCAAAACGCCGCCTGCCGCTGTGCTCCTGAAGAAAGCAGCTGGCATTGAATCTGGGTCAGGTGAACCGAATAAAACAAAAGTGGCAACCATCAAACGGGACAAGGTACGTGAAATTGCTGAGATGAAAATGCCTGACCTGAATGCTGCCGATGTGGAGGCTGCCATGCGCATGGTAGAAGGCACAGCACGCAGCATGGGTATCGTTATTGAAGACTGA
- the rplA gene encoding 50S ribosomal protein L1: MAKRGKKYQEAVKLIDKEKTYDLEEAVELVKKAATANFDETVELAVKLGVDPKKADQQIRGAVVLPHGTGKTQRVLVFAKGEKAKEAEQAGADYVGDEDLINKINQGWFEFDVVVATPDMMAQVGKLGRVLGPKGLMPNPKTGTVTFEVAKAVEEIKAGKIEYRVDKSGNIHVPVGKVSFDTAKLINNINTVMEALIKAKPAAAKGTYLRNVSLSSTMGPGVRVTTTKFAS; the protein is encoded by the coding sequence ATGGCTAAAAGAGGCAAAAAATACCAAGAAGCTGTGAAGCTGATTGACAAGGAAAAAACATACGATTTAGAAGAAGCTGTAGAGTTGGTTAAAAAAGCGGCTACAGCCAATTTTGACGAAACGGTAGAATTAGCCGTGAAATTGGGTGTTGATCCTAAAAAAGCTGACCAGCAAATCCGCGGAGCTGTTGTGTTGCCCCACGGCACTGGTAAAACCCAGCGTGTACTGGTTTTCGCCAAAGGAGAAAAAGCCAAGGAGGCTGAACAAGCTGGTGCTGACTATGTTGGGGATGAGGATCTGATCAATAAAATTAACCAAGGCTGGTTTGAATTTGATGTGGTTGTGGCTACCCCCGACATGATGGCTCAGGTTGGTAAGCTGGGGCGTGTGTTGGGACCGAAAGGGTTAATGCCCAACCCCAAAACAGGTACGGTGACATTCGAAGTAGCTAAAGCTGTGGAAGAGATTAAAGCCGGTAAAATTGAGTACCGTGTCGATAAATCTGGTAACATTCACGTTCCCGTTGGTAAAGTATCCTTCGACACAGCCAAATTAATCAATAACATTAACACAGTGATGGAAGCTTTGATCAAAGCCAAGCCGGCTGCGGCCAAAGGCACCTACCTGCGTAATGTATCATTGAGCTCAACGATGGGTCCTGGCGTTCGTGTCACCACAACGAAATTTGCCAGTTAA